One Curtobacterium herbarum genomic window carries:
- a CDS encoding class I SAM-dependent methyltransferase produces MPSFDFADHFRRSPADRGPDLMTIDGTDRFLLDEAPHVHGDALRQPGEVAVVDDRYGVLTLGLLSLHGADGIRVVQDSLTSERALGAAAGTFGRRGFTHPRSLEDAFRNVRLVLLRLPKSNDRLDEIARAVARWAAPDVVLLCGGVNKHMTLSQNDVLRRYFGDVTASRGRGKSRLLVAQDPLAAAAARAAVTAPWPRRVHLDELGMTIVAHGGVFAGASLDLGTRVLLEAMDDAVPSARTAVDLGSGNGVIAVELARRRPAIRVIATDVTSTAVDSTTATAEANGVADRVRVLRSDAGDEIDSGSAQLALCNPPFHEGTTVSTDAAEAMFRNAATILQAGGELWCVWNSHLRYRPVLERLVGPTRQVVRTAKFTVTASVARG; encoded by the coding sequence GTGCCGTCATTCGACTTCGCGGACCACTTCCGCCGCTCCCCTGCCGACCGTGGGCCCGACCTGATGACCATCGACGGCACCGACCGGTTCCTGCTCGACGAGGCGCCGCACGTCCACGGCGACGCACTCCGGCAGCCCGGCGAGGTCGCCGTCGTCGACGACCGGTACGGGGTGCTGACCCTCGGGCTGCTGTCCCTGCACGGAGCCGACGGCATCCGCGTCGTGCAGGACTCCCTGACGAGCGAACGGGCACTCGGTGCTGCCGCCGGCACGTTCGGACGCCGCGGGTTCACGCATCCCCGGAGCCTCGAGGACGCCTTCCGGAACGTCCGGCTCGTCCTGCTCCGCCTGCCGAAGTCGAACGACCGGCTCGACGAGATCGCGCGGGCCGTCGCACGCTGGGCCGCCCCCGACGTGGTGCTGCTCTGCGGTGGCGTGAACAAGCACATGACGCTGTCCCAGAACGACGTCCTGCGCCGGTACTTCGGTGACGTCACGGCGTCCCGCGGCCGGGGCAAGAGCCGACTGCTCGTGGCGCAGGACCCCCTCGCCGCAGCCGCCGCCCGCGCCGCCGTCACCGCCCCGTGGCCCCGACGGGTACACCTCGACGAACTCGGCATGACGATCGTCGCGCACGGCGGGGTGTTCGCCGGCGCCTCGCTCGACCTCGGCACGCGGGTGCTGCTCGAGGCGATGGACGACGCGGTGCCGTCGGCCCGGACCGCCGTGGACCTCGGCAGCGGCAACGGCGTCATCGCGGTCGAGCTCGCACGTCGACGACCGGCGATCCGGGTGATCGCGACCGACGTCACCTCGACGGCGGTCGACTCGACCACCGCGACCGCCGAGGCGAACGGCGTCGCCGACCGGGTCCGGGTCCTCCGCAGTGACGCCGGCGACGAGATCGACTCCGGCAGCGCCCAGCTCGCGCTCTGCAACCCGCCCTTCCACGAGGGCACCACGGTGAGCACCGACGCGGCCGAGGCGATGTTCCGGAACGCGGCCACGATCCTCCAGGCCGGTGGCGAACTGTGGTGCGTCTGGAACTCGCACCTGCGCTACCGGCCGGTGCTCGAACGCCTGGTGGGCCCGACCCGACAGGTCGTGCGCACCGCGAAGTTCACGGTGACCGCCTCGGTCGCTCGCGGCTGA
- a CDS encoding GntR family transcriptional regulator: MFPPRHDTRPLLRDIARDRLRTEIMGGSLEPGERLDDQELATRLGCSRTPVREALADLAHLGLVELRPNRYTRVAVPAQEDVVPALQALGLLFGGVVRITVPRLGERSRSAVFRRLGVLLDCLEAPSWQPAADAATPIYRTFIDECRNPMVTAALRGSLDGLVFRLRHRDLQSALPWPDIRNSLIALRVAVDVRDGRLAERATWSAHLLPDPAGPDPDRDDDAGCGRV, translated from the coding sequence ATGTTCCCGCCACGACACGACACCAGGCCGCTGCTGCGCGACATCGCACGTGACCGCCTCCGCACCGAGATCATGGGCGGATCGCTCGAGCCCGGGGAGCGCCTCGACGACCAGGAGCTCGCCACGCGTCTCGGGTGTTCGCGCACGCCGGTCCGCGAGGCCTTGGCAGACCTGGCGCACCTCGGGCTGGTCGAGCTCCGACCGAACCGCTACACGCGGGTGGCGGTGCCGGCGCAGGAGGACGTCGTCCCGGCCCTGCAGGCCCTCGGGCTGCTGTTCGGCGGTGTCGTCCGCATCACGGTGCCACGGCTCGGTGAGCGGAGTCGCAGTGCGGTCTTCCGGCGGCTCGGCGTGCTGCTCGACTGTCTCGAGGCGCCGTCGTGGCAGCCCGCTGCGGACGCCGCGACGCCGATCTACCGCACCTTCATCGACGAGTGTCGGAACCCCATGGTGACGGCGGCGCTCCGCGGCTCGCTCGACGGGCTGGTGTTCCGGCTCCGGCACCGTGACCTGCAGTCGGCCCTGCCGTGGCCGGACATCCGGAACAGCCTCATCGCCCTGCGCGTGGCGGTCGATGTCCGCGACGGCCGACTGGCCGAGCGGGCGACCTGGTCAGCGCACCTGCTGCCGGACCCGGCAGGTCCTGATCCGGACCGGGACGACGACGCCGGGTGCGGGCGTGTGTGA
- a CDS encoding Ig-like domain-containing protein, with amino-acid sequence MSKKNTVAKLGAGVLAAATVMSGLSFGVVPAGAATETQASSMHEYEVGDKGATLQLIAKTNSGYSYLPKATPADEVGGNRSADTLEEAKQNAAVLTAHFSKTVDGRDYWQLRTTSPEAGPKCLLVGLTDGTPTTGLGPCSTNPWFDFTAEKGTIRARRGVSYGVYVTSDLNWTRWGTYFSNTSSAPKDNTFVGMPTTLEGLTADVQDVNVEAGTARLDGVATSETTSVDISYTDKNKRDRIFTADAADGKWTQQLTDLALGKTTVHLTAYNGAEVVAENDIEVDLPVTPLKVDAQLSTTNVAMDAELVGTATRETTVNAWDGDRKVATGMSKDDGSFQMQVDAPNRAGDWDLRVTQEIRKEQATEQAVTIGYGEGVSIASPADGSELDPGSRLVVSGKAQAGSIVQVYERDKPKVVLGQMTATNGYRITLNGLEDREYDLVVSALSKGNNVTTAEVTVNPGKSTVTAPTATVAFDEDDLSAKATVSGTGAAGATITVKDEDGTTLGTTKVSGTSGTGDWSLPIDPIGPGKHALTVEQTGIEGTQTATAEADFGAAVSLNGPATFADGTMDVTGTSSKGAQVSITTGGKTIDTFEVTNEDGTFDRTLKGLGAGAIQLTATAKSKGGLTTTDTLSATAPIPAESVQIGSHVKDGTFVPGPQLFTGRGTVGATITLNVHGFSAANAGYNLTTTVDQFGEWEIQRALGDTTYPLFSVKQTAQAGVVNELTNWNLRPYKEIGEPGDLQLTNFKDGDFFNPGDQTFSGKATPGATIRFNPFGLDNPAVAAYDIVTTADAKTGVWTIRRALANTNYDRIAVRQEPAVDGHVNQVDDIRVAPYGWLGAPADLTVTSPTAGSTAAAGVQTFTGTARPGTTVTVYVWGDNPASPTTGVADARGNWRIDRPMGSYATPYNVRVVQDHADGKVDTVRVPLTITP; translated from the coding sequence ATGTCCAAGAAGAACACCGTCGCGAAGCTGGGCGCTGGCGTCCTGGCCGCGGCGACCGTCATGAGCGGGTTGAGTTTCGGCGTCGTGCCGGCCGGCGCCGCGACTGAGACACAGGCGTCGTCGATGCATGAGTACGAGGTGGGCGACAAGGGTGCAACACTCCAGCTCATCGCGAAGACCAACAGCGGCTACAGCTACCTGCCCAAGGCGACTCCCGCCGATGAGGTCGGGGGTAACAGGTCGGCCGACACACTCGAAGAAGCCAAGCAGAACGCAGCCGTCCTCACGGCGCACTTCAGCAAGACAGTGGACGGTCGGGACTACTGGCAGCTTCGCACCACTTCTCCAGAAGCAGGTCCGAAGTGCCTCCTTGTCGGGCTCACCGACGGAACGCCCACGACGGGCCTCGGCCCGTGCAGCACCAACCCGTGGTTCGACTTCACTGCAGAAAAGGGCACGATCCGGGCACGACGAGGAGTCTCGTACGGAGTTTATGTGACGTCCGACCTCAACTGGACCAGGTGGGGTACGTACTTTTCGAACACGAGCTCTGCTCCGAAAGACAACACGTTCGTCGGGATGCCGACAACCCTTGAAGGCCTGACCGCCGACGTGCAGGATGTCAACGTCGAGGCCGGGACAGCGCGCCTCGACGGCGTCGCAACGAGCGAAACGACCAGCGTCGACATCTCCTACACCGACAAGAACAAGCGCGACCGCATCTTCACCGCCGACGCGGCTGACGGCAAGTGGACGCAGCAGCTGACCGACCTCGCGCTCGGCAAGACGACGGTGCACCTCACCGCCTACAACGGTGCAGAGGTCGTCGCCGAGAACGACATCGAGGTCGACCTGCCCGTCACCCCGCTCAAGGTGGACGCACAGCTGTCGACCACGAACGTCGCGATGGACGCCGAGCTCGTCGGCACCGCGACCCGCGAGACCACGGTCAACGCGTGGGACGGTGACCGGAAGGTCGCCACGGGCATGAGCAAGGACGACGGCTCGTTCCAGATGCAGGTCGACGCGCCGAACCGCGCCGGCGACTGGGACCTCCGCGTGACGCAGGAGATCCGCAAGGAGCAGGCCACCGAGCAGGCCGTCACGATCGGGTACGGCGAGGGTGTCTCCATCGCCAGCCCCGCGGACGGCTCCGAACTCGACCCCGGCAGCCGACTCGTCGTCTCGGGCAAGGCCCAGGCCGGATCGATCGTGCAGGTCTACGAGCGCGACAAGCCGAAGGTCGTCCTGGGGCAGATGACCGCGACGAACGGGTACCGGATCACGCTGAACGGCCTGGAAGACCGCGAGTACGACCTGGTGGTCAGCGCGCTCTCGAAGGGCAACAACGTCACCACCGCCGAGGTGACGGTGAACCCGGGCAAGTCGACCGTGACCGCCCCGACCGCGACGGTGGCGTTCGACGAGGACGACCTGTCCGCGAAGGCCACCGTGTCGGGTACCGGTGCTGCCGGCGCCACGATCACGGTGAAGGACGAGGACGGCACGACCCTCGGCACCACGAAGGTGTCCGGCACGAGTGGGACCGGCGACTGGTCCCTGCCGATCGACCCGATCGGCCCCGGCAAGCACGCCCTGACGGTCGAGCAGACCGGCATCGAGGGGACGCAGACCGCCACCGCGGAGGCCGACTTCGGCGCAGCGGTGTCGCTGAACGGCCCCGCGACGTTCGCCGACGGCACCATGGACGTCACCGGTACCTCGTCGAAGGGTGCGCAGGTGTCGATCACGACCGGCGGCAAGACCATCGACACCTTCGAGGTCACGAATGAGGACGGCACCTTCGACCGCACGCTCAAGGGCCTCGGCGCCGGTGCGATCCAGCTCACCGCGACCGCGAAGTCCAAGGGCGGTCTGACCACCACCGACACGCTCTCCGCGACGGCGCCGATCCCGGCCGAGTCCGTCCAGATCGGCTCGCACGTCAAGGACGGCACGTTCGTGCCCGGCCCGCAGCTGTTCACCGGTCGCGGAACCGTCGGCGCGACGATCACCCTGAACGTGCACGGGTTCTCCGCCGCGAACGCGGGGTACAACCTGACCACCACCGTCGACCAGTTCGGTGAGTGGGAGATCCAGCGCGCTCTCGGTGACACGACCTACCCGCTGTTCTCCGTCAAGCAGACCGCGCAGGCCGGCGTCGTGAACGAGCTGACCAACTGGAACCTCCGCCCCTACAAGGAGATCGGCGAGCCGGGCGACCTGCAGCTGACGAACTTCAAGGACGGGGACTTCTTCAACCCCGGCGACCAGACGTTCTCCGGCAAGGCCACTCCCGGCGCGACGATCCGGTTCAACCCGTTCGGGCTCGACAACCCGGCCGTGGCTGCCTACGACATCGTGACCACGGCGGATGCCAAGACCGGTGTCTGGACCATCCGCCGTGCCCTCGCGAACACGAACTACGACCGGATCGCCGTCCGTCAGGAACCCGCCGTCGACGGCCACGTGAACCAGGTGGACGACATCCGGGTCGCTCCGTACGGGTGGCTCGGCGCACCTGCTGACCTCACGGTGACCAGCCCCACTGCGGGCAGCACTGCCGCAGCGGGTGTCCAGACGTTCACCGGGACCGCCCGGCCCGGGACGACGGTCACGGTCTACGTGTGGGGTGACAACCCGGCCAGCCCCACGACGGGTGTCGCCGACGCGCGCGGCAACTGGCGGATCGACCGTCCGATGGGTTCCTACGCGACGCCGTACAACGTGCGCGTCGTCCAGGACCACGCCGACGGCAAGGTCGACACCGTCCGGGTGCCGCTCACCATCACCCCGTGA
- a CDS encoding aldo/keto reductase yields the protein MTTVPNITLNDGSTIPQLGFGVFQIDPAETKAATLTALEVGYRHIDTAEMYGNEKEVGEAIAESGIPREEIFVTSKLNNGFHDPELAAENGKKSADLLGGYTDLFLIHWPLATVSDFVPTWKAMEELYRGGTARSIGVSNFEVHHLNRLAAETTITPAVNQIEVHPYLVQDELRAYGRKHGIAIEAWSPIAQGLVLDDETITRIAGNIGKTPAQVVLRWHIQRGDVVFPKSVTRSRVEENFAIFDFELSDEDMTDITVLDKGHRTGPDPDTFDYVPA from the coding sequence ATGACTACCGTTCCGAACATCACGCTCAACGACGGAAGCACGATCCCCCAGCTCGGCTTCGGCGTCTTCCAGATCGACCCCGCCGAGACGAAGGCCGCGACGCTGACCGCGCTCGAGGTCGGCTACCGCCACATCGACACCGCCGAGATGTACGGCAACGAGAAGGAGGTCGGCGAGGCCATCGCAGAGTCCGGCATCCCGCGCGAGGAGATCTTCGTCACGTCGAAGCTCAACAACGGCTTCCACGACCCCGAGCTCGCTGCCGAGAACGGCAAGAAGTCGGCCGACCTGCTCGGCGGGTACACCGACCTGTTCCTCATCCACTGGCCGCTCGCCACCGTCTCGGACTTCGTCCCGACGTGGAAGGCGATGGAGGAGCTGTACCGCGGCGGCACCGCCCGCTCGATCGGCGTCAGCAACTTCGAGGTGCACCACCTCAACCGCCTCGCAGCCGAGACCACGATCACCCCCGCCGTGAACCAGATCGAGGTGCACCCGTACCTGGTGCAGGACGAGCTCCGCGCCTACGGCCGTAAGCACGGCATCGCGATCGAAGCCTGGTCCCCGATCGCGCAGGGCCTCGTGCTCGACGACGAGACCATCACCCGCATCGCGGGCAACATCGGCAAGACCCCGGCGCAGGTCGTCCTCCGCTGGCACATCCAGCGCGGTGACGTCGTCTTCCCGAAGTCGGTCACCCGCTCGCGCGTCGAGGAGAACTTCGCGATCTTCGACTTCGAGCTCTCCGACGAGGACATGACCGACATCACGGTGCTCGACAAGGGCCACCGCACCGGCCCGGACCCCGACACGTTCGACTACGTCCCGGCGTAG
- a CDS encoding DUF3060 domain-containing protein produces MQTRGIAPALLLLLSATALLLTGCSGQSTDHAAEKPTASASASAPAGDYTPAPYENACDGEQAVISGTAGKHEIKKCDAVAVASDGGRITVGTARTMVVEGSDNDITVASLESLTLLGSNNAVHVTGDAPSVDDQGDGNTVD; encoded by the coding sequence ATGCAGACCCGAGGCATCGCACCTGCGCTCCTCCTCCTCCTCAGCGCCACCGCACTCCTCCTCACCGGCTGCAGTGGGCAGTCGACCGACCACGCTGCGGAGAAGCCGACGGCCTCGGCATCCGCCTCGGCGCCGGCGGGCGACTACACACCTGCGCCGTACGAGAACGCGTGCGACGGCGAGCAGGCCGTCATCAGCGGGACCGCGGGCAAGCACGAGATCAAGAAGTGCGACGCCGTCGCGGTGGCGTCCGACGGCGGCAGGATCACCGTCGGCACGGCCCGCACGATGGTCGTCGAGGGCAGCGACAACGACATCACCGTGGCGTCGCTCGAGTCCCTCACGCTGCTCGGCTCGAACAACGCGGTCCACGTGACCGGTGACGCGCCGTCCGTCGACGACCAGGGTGACGGCAACACCGTCGACTGA
- a CDS encoding heat shock protein transcriptional repressor HspR: protein MADLDEHSPVFAIAVAAELAEMHPQTLRQYDRLGLVVPGRTRGGSRRYSMRDITQLREIARLGSEGVSLEGIRRVLELENENSLLRARVRDLERALADQLISRPGARVFAATATGAAVSLRAGARPQRNNAVVLYRPQR from the coding sequence ATGGCCGATCTGGACGAGCACTCGCCCGTCTTCGCGATCGCGGTCGCCGCGGAGCTCGCGGAGATGCACCCGCAGACGCTCCGGCAGTACGACCGCCTCGGGCTGGTCGTCCCCGGCCGGACCCGCGGTGGATCCCGCCGGTACTCGATGCGGGACATCACCCAGCTCCGGGAGATCGCCCGGCTCGGCTCGGAGGGGGTGTCCCTGGAGGGCATCCGCCGGGTGCTCGAGCTCGAGAACGAGAACTCACTGCTGCGGGCACGTGTCCGCGACCTCGAACGCGCCCTCGCCGACCAGCTCATCAGCCGGCCGGGCGCCCGGGTGTTCGCGGCGACCGCGACCGGCGCCGCCGTCTCCCTCCGCGCCGGTGCCCGACCGCAGCGCAACAACGCCGTGGTGCTCTACCGCCCGCAGCGCTGA
- a CDS encoding DnaJ C-terminal domain-containing protein: MASQDWFDKDFYAVLGVSKDASEAELKKTYRKLARQYHPDSNPGDAAAEAKFKELSEAYSVLSDKEQRAEYDQVRAMGSGARFTAGGPGGQGGFEDVFGGMFGGGQGGGGQRVRFGQGGGGAGGFEDILGGMFGGGGFGQNTGGFRGFGGPTKGRDVTATTTLDFATAIAGDTVKLAQGNGRQVNVRIPAGVADGQKIRLRGRGEPSPDGGEAGDLVVAVTVRKHPVFERDGLNLRIDVPVTFVEAALGATIEVPTLGGPTVKLRVAPGTPSGRVLRVKGRGVTTKNGTGDLLATVQVAVPSHLSDKAREALDALAAALPDEDPREDILAKARG; the protein is encoded by the coding sequence GTGGCCAGTCAGGACTGGTTCGACAAGGACTTCTACGCCGTGCTCGGGGTGTCGAAGGACGCATCCGAAGCTGAGCTCAAGAAGACCTACCGGAAGCTCGCGCGGCAGTACCACCCGGACTCCAACCCGGGTGACGCAGCCGCCGAGGCGAAGTTCAAGGAACTCAGCGAGGCGTACTCCGTGCTCTCCGACAAGGAGCAGCGTGCCGAGTACGACCAGGTCCGCGCCATGGGCTCCGGCGCCCGCTTCACCGCGGGTGGTCCGGGTGGCCAGGGCGGCTTCGAGGACGTCTTCGGCGGCATGTTCGGCGGCGGCCAGGGCGGCGGCGGACAGCGCGTCCGCTTCGGTCAGGGCGGCGGCGGTGCCGGCGGCTTCGAGGACATCCTCGGCGGCATGTTCGGCGGCGGCGGCTTCGGCCAGAACACCGGCGGCTTCCGCGGCTTCGGTGGTCCGACGAAGGGGCGCGACGTCACCGCGACGACGACCCTGGACTTCGCCACCGCGATCGCCGGCGACACCGTCAAGCTCGCGCAGGGGAACGGCCGGCAGGTGAACGTCCGCATCCCCGCGGGCGTCGCCGACGGCCAGAAGATCCGGCTGCGTGGGCGCGGCGAGCCGAGCCCCGACGGCGGTGAAGCCGGTGACCTCGTGGTCGCCGTCACCGTCCGGAAGCACCCGGTGTTCGAGCGCGACGGGCTGAACCTGCGGATCGACGTCCCCGTGACGTTCGTCGAGGCGGCACTCGGCGCGACGATCGAGGTCCCGACGCTCGGCGGTCCGACCGTCAAGCTGCGCGTCGCCCCGGGCACACCGTCCGGGCGCGTCCTGCGCGTCAAGGGCCGCGGGGTCACGACCAAGAACGGCACCGGCGACCTGCTCGCCACCGTCCAGGTCGCGGTCCCGTCCCACCTGTCGGACAAGGCACGCGAGGCGCTCGACGCCCTCGCGGCCGCCCTGCCCGACGAGGACCCCCGCGAGGACATCCTCGCCAAGGCACGCGGCTAG
- a CDS encoding polysaccharide biosynthesis protein, translating to MTISTDSLIGSRVLVTGGTGSFGKTVTRRLLARGVGEVRILSRDEAKQDQLRNELNDPRARFYLGDVREPESVGRAMRGVDHVFHAAALKQVPSCEFFPLEAVRTNVLGSQNVVAEAVNAGVRSVVCLSTDKAVYPVNAMGISKALMEKVALSYGLNNHDAETTVSCVRYGNVMYSRGSVIPLFVDQIRRGQQLTITNPEMTRFMMSLDDSVDLVEHAFVHANQGDLFVKKAASCTIGDLARALANLFGVDGDPFRVIGTRHAEKLSEALASREELSRAEDMGDYFRIPADVRDLNYSAYVDEGDLMQTERLAYDSHSVERLDVCGVEQLMLSLPEIRAELASAGRHVVGVAA from the coding sequence ATGACCATCAGCACCGATTCCCTCATCGGCTCCCGCGTCCTCGTGACCGGCGGCACGGGCTCCTTCGGCAAGACCGTCACCAGACGCCTGCTCGCCCGCGGCGTCGGCGAGGTCAGGATCCTCAGCCGAGACGAGGCGAAGCAGGACCAGCTCCGGAACGAGCTGAACGACCCCCGCGCCCGTTTCTACCTGGGCGACGTCCGCGAGCCGGAGAGCGTCGGTCGCGCGATGCGCGGTGTGGACCACGTCTTCCACGCGGCCGCGCTGAAGCAGGTGCCGTCGTGCGAGTTCTTCCCGCTCGAGGCGGTCCGGACGAACGTACTGGGCAGCCAGAACGTGGTCGCCGAGGCGGTCAACGCCGGTGTCCGTTCGGTCGTCTGCCTGAGCACGGACAAGGCCGTGTACCCGGTCAACGCGATGGGCATCAGCAAGGCGCTCATGGAGAAGGTGGCGCTGTCGTACGGGCTCAACAACCACGACGCCGAGACGACCGTCTCGTGCGTGCGGTACGGCAACGTCATGTACTCGCGGGGCTCGGTCATCCCGCTCTTCGTGGACCAGATCCGGCGGGGACAGCAGCTCACCATCACGAACCCGGAGATGACCCGGTTCATGATGTCGCTCGACGACAGCGTCGACCTGGTCGAGCACGCCTTCGTCCACGCGAACCAGGGCGACCTGTTCGTGAAGAAGGCCGCATCGTGCACGATCGGCGATCTCGCACGCGCCCTGGCCAACCTGTTCGGGGTCGACGGAGACCCGTTCCGGGTGATCGGGACGCGGCACGCCGAGAAGCTCTCCGAGGCACTCGCGAGTCGTGAAGAGCTCTCCCGCGCCGAGGACATGGGCGACTACTTCCGCATCCCCGCGGACGTCCGGGACCTCAACTACTCCGCCTACGTCGACGAGGGCGACCTCATGCAGACGGAGCGTCTCGCGTACGACTCGCACTCGGTCGAACGCCTCGACGTGTGCGGTGTCGAGCAGCTCATGCTCTCACTGCCGGAGATCCGTGCCGAACTGGCCTCCGCCGGACGGCACGTGGTCGGGGTGGCCGCGTGA
- a CDS encoding polysaccharide biosynthesis tyrosine autokinase, translating into MDLPDLLHSLRRRWPIAVAGLVLGTTAGCAALVLSTPTYDATARLYVTVASSETGSATDLVQGGNAAEQRVRSYVDIITTPRVLQPAIDELDLDTSAQDLARRVRAASPNDTVLLTLTVNDTSAKRAAATANAISASFTTLVADDLEQAGAGGTNPVSISTVQPALPPEDRASPQISRTLLLGIAGGAAVGVLGALLRDLLDTRIRGRAEVESVTDRPVLGTVPRSKDLERAPVFIQGNLRSAFAESFRALRTNLRFLGSTGTGRVFVITSANANEGKTTTAVNLAAALMEGGARVAIVDCDLRRPAVGARLDLDDHAGLTDVLIGRAELDDVLQPWGDTGRVLLSGPIPPNPADLLASTGMAEILAELAADNDYVIVDTPPLLPVTDAAILATSTAGAIVVTAAAKSRTNELRDALAILERANAHTLGIAISMVKTPSQQYGYSYHGDAPELTKDDLHPVRGVRVAD; encoded by the coding sequence ATGGACCTCCCCGACCTCCTCCACTCGCTCCGGCGCCGCTGGCCGATCGCCGTCGCCGGGCTCGTCCTCGGCACGACCGCCGGATGCGCCGCACTCGTGCTCTCGACCCCGACGTACGATGCGACCGCTCGCTTGTACGTGACCGTGGCGTCGTCCGAGACCGGCTCGGCGACAGACCTCGTGCAGGGGGGCAACGCGGCCGAGCAGCGTGTGCGCTCCTACGTCGACATCATCACCACGCCCCGCGTCCTCCAGCCGGCCATCGACGAGCTCGATCTCGACACCTCGGCGCAGGACCTCGCCCGCCGTGTCCGCGCTGCTTCCCCCAACGACACCGTGTTGCTCACCCTCACGGTGAACGACACCTCGGCGAAGCGAGCCGCGGCCACCGCGAACGCGATCAGCGCGAGCTTCACCACGCTCGTGGCCGACGACCTCGAACAGGCCGGAGCCGGCGGGACGAACCCGGTGTCCATCAGCACGGTCCAGCCGGCCCTCCCGCCCGAAGACCGAGCGTCCCCCCAGATCTCACGGACCCTGCTGCTCGGGATCGCCGGTGGTGCTGCCGTGGGCGTCCTCGGTGCCCTGCTCCGCGATCTCCTCGACACCCGGATCCGCGGTCGTGCCGAGGTCGAGTCCGTCACCGACCGACCGGTGCTCGGGACCGTGCCGAGGTCGAAGGACCTGGAACGCGCTCCGGTGTTCATCCAGGGCAACCTGCGCAGCGCCTTCGCCGAGTCGTTCCGGGCACTCCGGACGAACCTGCGATTCCTGGGCAGCACGGGGACGGGCCGCGTGTTCGTCATCACCTCGGCCAACGCGAACGAGGGCAAGACGACCACTGCGGTCAACCTGGCAGCAGCACTCATGGAGGGTGGCGCCCGCGTCGCGATCGTCGACTGTGACCTCCGACGCCCAGCGGTCGGGGCACGGCTCGACCTCGACGACCACGCGGGGCTGACCGACGTGCTGATCGGCCGGGCCGAGCTCGACGACGTCCTCCAGCCCTGGGGAGACACCGGCCGGGTCCTGCTGTCGGGTCCGATCCCGCCGAACCCGGCGGACCTCCTCGCGTCGACCGGGATGGCGGAGATCCTCGCCGAGCTCGCTGCGGACAACGACTACGTGATCGTCGACACCCCGCCCTTGCTCCCCGTGACCGACGCTGCGATCCTCGCGACGTCGACCGCCGGCGCGATCGTGGTCACCGCGGCGGCCAAGTCCCGGACCAACGAGCTCCGCGACGCCCTGGCGATCCTCGAGCGCGCGAACGCCCACACGCTCGGTATCGCCATCAGCATGGTGAAGACGCCGTCCCAGCAGTACGGCTACTCGTACCACGGCGACGCTCCCGAGCTCACGAAGGACGACCTGCACCCCGTCCGGGGCGTCCGCGTCGCGGACTGA